From Triticum aestivum cultivar Chinese Spring unplaced genomic scaffold, IWGSC CS RefSeq v2.1 scaffold33690, whole genome shotgun sequence, the proteins below share one genomic window:
- the LOC123175927 gene encoding ervatamin-C-like produces MAPIHSNSSRRLDSTVLALLLVLVAATAFVGAAAARGDALAARHERWMAKYGRAYTDAAEKLHRQEVFAANARHVDAVNRAGNRTYTLGLNQFSDLTNEEFVEKHLGYRHQPGGLRPEDTPVAAVNMSKAQFQSTPDSLDWRAQGAVTQVKNQAPCGSCWAFAAVAATEGLVQIATGNLISMSEQQVLDCTGDTSTCKGGSVIAALRYVAASGGLQPEAAYAYTGQQGACRSVMPNSAASVGAPRWVGLNGDEDALRELAASQLVAVGVEADPDFQHYKSGVFVGSSSCGQNLNHAVTVVGYGADGGGQEYWLVKNQWGTGWGEGGYMRLTRGNGGNCGMATVAYYPTVDSS; encoded by the exons ATGGCGCCGATTCACAGTAACAGCTCTCGCCGCCTCGACAGCACGGTGCTTGCGCTTCTGCTCGTGCTCGTGGCCGCCACTGCCTTTGTCGGCGCTGCCGCAGCGCGAGGGGACGCGCTGGCCGCCCGGCACGAGCGGTGGATGGCCAAGTACGGGCGCGCGTACACGGACGCTGCCGAGAAATTGCACCGGCAGGAGGTGTTCGCGGCCAACGCGCGCCACGTAGACGCTGTCAACCGGGCGGGCAACCGGACGTACACCCTCGGGCTCAACCAGTTCTCCGACCTCACCAACGAAGAGTTCGTGGAGAAGCACCTCGGGTACCGTCACCAGCCGGGCGGGCTCCGTCCCGAGGACACGCCGGTGGCCGCGGTGAACATGTCCAAGGCTCAGTTCCAGTCCACGCCGGACAGCTTGGACTGGAGGGCCCAGGGCGCCGTCACCCAAGTCAAGAACCAAGCCCCATGTG GGAGTTGCTGGGCgttcgcggcggtggcggcgaccgaGGGGCTCGTACAGATCGCCACCGGCAACCTCATCTccatgtcagagcagcaggtgctCGACTGCACGGGCGACACTAGCACCTGCAAGGGTGGCTCCGTCATCGCCGCCCTACGTTACGTCGCCGCAAGCGGCGGCCTGCAGCCGGAGGCAGCCTACGCATATACCGGCCAGCAGGGCGCGTGCCGCAGCGTCATGCCAAATTCGGCCGCCTCCGTTGGCGCCCCCCGCTGGGTGGGCCTGAACGGCGATGAGGACGCGTTGCGGGAGCTGGCTGCCAGCCAACTGGTGgccgtgggcgtggaggcggaccCTGACTTTCAGCACTACAAGAGCGGCGTGTTCGTCGGTAGTTCGTCGTGCGGGCAAAACCTGAACCACGCCGTGACGGTGGTGGGGTAcggggcggacggcggcgggcAGGAGTACTGGTTGGTGAAGAACCAGTGGGGGACGGGGTGGGGTGAGGGGGGCTATATGCGCCTCACGCGCGGGAACGGCGGAAACTGCGGCATGGCCACCGTTGCCTACTATCCGACCGTGGACAGCTCTTAA